From Micromonospora echinospora:
CGAACGGCGGCGGGACGATCCTGAACGTCCTGTCCGCGCTGTCCTGGTTCACGTTCCCCGGCATCGGCGCGTACGGCGCGGCCAAGGCCGCCGAATGGTCGATGACGAACGCGCTGCGCCTGGAGCTGGCCGGCCGGGGCGTCCGCGTCGCAGGGCTGCACGTGGGCTACATGGACACCGAGATGGCCTCCGCCGTGCCCGGCCCGAAGTCCGACCCGGCGGAGGTCGCCCGGCTCGCTGTCGACGGCGTCGAGGCCGACAGCTACGAGATCCTGGCCGACGACGTGGCCCGCCGGGTCCAGGCCGGCCTGTCCGGCGGAGTGGCCGCGCTCTACCCCGCGCTATGCCGACCCCCGGCGTGATCCACACCAGCTCGGCGAGGTGGCGGGGTCAGAGCCCGTCGGATGCGCCACTTCGACGCAATAGTGTCGATCAAGCAGCAGCCACGACAACCGCTCGGACACAGCCGATCAGCAGCCGCCGATATGAGCCCGACATCAGCCGGCGCCCGCCTCGCGGCGCTCCGCCACAACCACCCCGACCCACACCATCCATCCGGACCGCCCTTCCGACGCGGGCGGGCGCCGCAGGCCACCCCACCAGGGCACCCACTCACCCAGCGCCCGCCCTGGGCATCCCTCCACCTGGGATCGATCTTCCTCATTCTGGGAAACCCAGCGTGATCGACACCAGCTCGCCGGGGTGGCGGGGTCAGAGCGCGTCCGACACCACCACCTCGGCGAGCTGGTGTGGATCAAGCAGCGGCCAGCCGCTCGCACGAGCGCGCCGAAGGACTGACCCGACAACCGTCCGACCATCGACTTCCCGAACGTGATCGACACCAGCTCGCCGAGGTGGCGGTAGCGGAGGCATGCCGACACCGCCACCTCGGCGTAATGGAGTCGATCAAGCCAGCCGGCCAGGTCGGGCCGGGCTAGCCGGGCCAGGTCAAGCCAGCCGGGTCGCGTCGGGCTAGAGGCTGCGGGCCAGGCGGTCGGCCAGGATGCGGGTGAACCGGGCCGGGTCGGCCAGTTCGCCGCCCTCGGCCAGCAACGCCATGCCGTACAGCAGCTCGGCGGTCTCGGTCAGCGCGGCGGTGTCGCCGCCCTCGCCGTGCGCCTTGCGCAGGCCGGTGACCAGCGGGTGGGCCGGGTTCAGCTCCAGGATCCGCTTGACCTGGGGCACCTCCTGGCCCATCGCCCGGTACATCTTCTCCAGCGTCGGCGTCATGTCGTGCGCGTCGCCCACCACGCAGGCCGGTGACGTGGTCAGCCGGGTGGACAGGCGCACCTCCTTGACGCTGTCGGCAAGCGCGCCGCCGAGGAACGTGAGCAGGTCGGCGTACTCCTGCCGCTCGGCCTCGGCCTTCTCCTTCTCCTCCTCGGTCTCCAGGTCCACCTGGCCCTTGGCGACCGAGCGCAGCGTCTTCCCGTCGTACGCGCCGACGCGCTCGACCCACACCTCGTCCACCGGGTCGGTGAGGATCAGCACCTCGTAGCCCTTGGCGCGGAACGCCTCCAGGTGCGGCGAGTTCTCGATGGTGGCCCGGTTCTCGCCGGTGGCGTAGTAGATCTCGGTCTGACCGTCGCGCATCCGCTCGACGTACGCGCGCAGCGTGGTCGGCTCGGCCGGGTCGTGGGTGCTGGCGGCGCGGACCAGTTCCAGCAGCGTCTCGGTGTTGTCCGGGTCCTCCAGCAGACCCTCCTTGACCACCGCGCCGAACTCGGTCCAGAACGTGCGGTACGACTCGGCGGGCATGTCCTTGAGCGTGGCGAGGACCTTCTTGACCAGCCGGCGGCGTACCGCGCGGATCTGCCGGTCCTGCTGGAGGATCTCCCGGGAGATGTTCAGCGACAGGTCGTGCGCGTCCACCACGCCCTTGACGAAGCGCAGGTAGTTGGGCATCAGGGCGTCGCAGTCGTCCATGATGAACACGCGCTTGACGTAGAGCTGCACGCCGCGGCGGCCCTGCGGGGAGAACAGGTCGAGCGGGGCGTGCGACGGCACGAACAGCAGCGCCTCGTACTCGAAGGTGCCCTCGCCGCGCATGTGGATGGTTTCGAGCGGGTCGGCCCAGTCGTGCGCGACGTGCCGGTAGAACTCCTTGTACTCGGCCTCGTCGACCTCGTCCCGCGAACGCGCCCAGAGCGCCTTCATCGAGTTGAGCGTCTGCTCCTCGCGGGTGGTCTCGCCGTCCTCGCCGGGCTTGCCGACTGTCATCCGGATCGGCCACGAGATGAAGTCGGAGTAGCGCTTGACGATCTCCCGGATCGTCCACTCGGCCGTGTAGTCGTGCAGGTTGTCCTCGGTGTCGACGGGCTTGAGGTGCAGCGTGACCGAGGTGCCCTGGGGCGCGTCCTCGACCTCCTCGATCGAGTACGTGCCCTCGCCGGTGGACTCCCAGCGGGTGCCGCCGGACTGTCCGGCGCGGCGGGTCAGCAGCGTCACCTTGTCGGCGACCATGAACGTGGCGTAGAAGCCGACGCCGAACTGGCCGATCAGCTCCTGGGAGGCGGCGGCGTCGGAGGACTCGCGCAGCTTGCGCAGCATCTCGGCGGTGCCCGACTTGGCGATGGTGCCGATCAGGCGCACCACCTCGTCGCGGGCCATGCCGATGCCGTTGTCCCGCACGGTGAGCGTACGGGCGTCCTTGTCGGCCTCGATCTCGATGTGCAGGTCGGAGGTGTCGGCCGACAGGTCCTTGTCGACCAGCGACTCCAGCCGCAGCTTGTCCAGCGCGTCGGACGCGTTCGAGATCAGTTCGCGCAGGAAGACGTCCTTGTTCGAGTAGATCGAGTGCACCATCAGCTGCAGCAGCTGACGGGCCTCGGCCTGGAACTCCAACGTCTCGACCCCGTCGCTCACACCGACTCCCTTCGCTCTGGCGGCTCCTACGGCGAAAGGATACGAGGGGTCACCGCTGCGGTACGCACCGGCCGCCCCGGAATTCGACTGGTACAACCAGTTGACGGGTTGACGTGCGCGGGGCCACACTGCTGCGCATGACCTTCGATCCCGCGCCCCGCGTGTCGGTCTCCGACCACGTCTTCGGCCGGCTGCGCGACGCGATCGTCTCCGGCCGGTACGCGCCGGACGAGACGCTGCCCGGCGAGCGGGAACTGGCCGGCGCGTTCGCCGTCAACCGGCACGCGGTCCGGGAGGCGCTGCGCCGCCTGCAACAGCTCGGCCTGGTCCGGGTCAGCCAGGGCGGCGCGACCCGGGTGCTCGACTGGCGGGTGCACGCCGGGCTGGACCTGGCGCTGTCCCTGGCCCGCTCCGGCGACGTACTCCCGGTGGAGACGCTGGTGCGCGACATGCTGGAGATGCGGGCCTGCGTCGGGATCGACGCGGCCCGGCTCTGCGCCGAGCGCGGCGACGCGGCCGTCGTCGCCGCGGTGGTCCGGGCCGCCGAGGAGTACGGCGACCTGGCCCCCGACCTGGACCTGATGAACGAGGCGAACATCGCCATCTGGCGGCTGGTCGTGCGCGGCAGCGGGAACACCGCCTACCAGCTCGCCTTCAACAGCCTGGTGGCCGGCACGTTCGCGGTCGGCGACGTCCCCCCGGACGCCCGCGCGGCCGAACTGCTGAACGTCGCCGGGCACCGCCGTCTCGCCGCCTCGATCGCCTCCGGTCAGGGCGCGGCGGCGGCCCGGCACGCCCGGGAGCTGCTGACCGCGCCGGTCACCACCACCCCCACCCCCACCACCTCCGGAAGGGAAGCGCGCGCATGATCCCCGCCGTGCTGTACGCCGTCCCGGCGTTCCTGCTCCTGATCGTCGTCGAGGCGGTCTCCTACCGCTTCCTGCCTGACGACGACGAACGCGGCTACGAGCTGCGCGACACCACCACCAGCCTGTCGATGGGGCTGGGCAGCCAGATCATCGGCTTCCCGTGGAAGCTGCTCACTGTCGGCCTCTTCGCGGCGCTGTGGACCGTCGCGCCGGTACAGCTGTCCCCCGGCGACTGGTGGACCTGGGTGATCCTGTTCTTCGCCGACGACCTGGCCTACTACTGGTTCCACCGCTCGCACCACGAGGTACGCGTGCTCTGGGCGAGCCACGTGGTGCACCACTCCAGCGTCCACTACAACCTGTCGACGGCGTTGCGGCAGAGCTGGACGCCGATGACCTCGCTGCCGTTCTGGCTGGCGCTGGCGCTGCTCGGCATCCCGCCGTGGATGATCTTCCTCCAGCAGTCGGTCAGCCTGCTCTACCAGTTCTTCCTGCACACCGAGCGGATCAAGGTGCTGCCCCGGCCGATCGAGTGGATCTTCAACACGCCGTCGCACCACCGGGTGCACCACGGCTCGAACACCGAGTACCTGGACCGCAACTACGGCGGCATCCTGATCATCTGGGACCGGCTGTTCGGCACGTTCGAGCCGGAGCGGGCCACCGCGCGCTACGGGCTGACCAAGAACATCGGCACCTACAACCCGCTGCGGGTGGCCACCCACGAGTTCGCCGCGATCTGGTCCGACGTACGCCGGGCAAGCTCCTGGCGACACCGCCTCGGCTACCTGTTCGGCCGTCCCGGCTGGCAGCCGGTCCGATGAGGCGCTCCTGGCTGCTGCCCCTGTTCGGGCTGGTCGCCGCCGTCGAACTGGTCGGGGTCGCGCTGGACTCGACAGTGCTCCAGTGGCTGGCCAAGCCGCTGCTGGCGCCGGTGCTGCTGGCGTACCTCTGGGCGCACCGGCGCCGGGTGGACGCGGTGGCGGTCGGCCTGGTCGCCGCCACGGCCGGCGACGTCGCCCTGCTCCTGCCGGGCGACACCGCGTTCCTGGCCGGAATGGGGTTCTTCCTGGTCACCCAGGTCGCGTTCATCACCGCATTCGTGCGGCACCGTCGTGCGCCGGCCCTGGCGTGGGCCGGCTACCTGCTCGCCTGGGCCGGCGCGAACGCGCTGCTGTGGGGCATGCTCGGGCCGCTGCGAGTGCCGGTGCTCGGCTACAGCCTGGCACTGTGCCTGATGGCCGCCGCCGCCACCGGGGTGTCGGCGCGGGTCGCCGCGGGCGGCGCGTTCTTCCTCGTCTCCGACCTGCTCATCGGCGTGGGCGCGGCCGGGGTCGAGCTGCCCGGGCGGGGCCTGCTGGTGATGGTCACCTACTGCGCGGCGCTGCTGCTGATCACCACCGGCTGGGTGACCGCGACCCGCCCGGCGACCGGTCCGCAGCCGCCGCCCGCGGGTACCCTGCTCACGTGGCCAGGGAGAACGGGCGCAAGCTGATCGCCTCGAACAAGAAGGCACGGCACGACTACGAGATCCTCAAGACGTACGAGGCGGGCATCGTGCTCGCCGGCACCGAGGTGAAGTCGCTGCGCGAAGGGCGGGTGTCGCTGGTCGACGCGTTCGCCCAGGAGCGCGACGGCGAGATCATGCTGTACGGGCTGCACATCGCCGAGTACGGCTTCGGCACCTGGACCAACCACGCGCCCCGGCGCACCCGCAAGCTGCTGCTGCACCGGGTGGAGATCGCCCGCATCCTGGAGAAGCTGCGCGACGGCGGCGTCACGCTGGTGCCGCTGTCGATGTACTTCGCCGACGGCTGGGCCAAGGTGGAGCTGGGCCTGGCCCGGGGCCGCCGGTCGTACGACAAGCGTCAGGCGCTGGCCGAACGGGACGCCAAGCGGGAGATCGCGCGGGAGATGGGTCGCCGGCTCAAGGGCCGGACGACCGCGCGGCGGGGCTGAGCGCGCCGTTTTCTGTCCCAGGCCGATGGCAGGCTGAGCGCATGACCGACCTGACCTGGAACCCGCTGCTCCGCGAGCAGCTCACCTGGCACTGGACCTACCAGTTGCGGGACCGCCTCGCCGGACTCACCGACGCCGAATACCTCTGGGAGCCGGTCCCCGGCTGCTGGAGCGTGCGTCCGCGCGGCGACGGCGGCATCCCGGCGATCGACTTCGCGCTGCCGCAGCCGGACCCGCCGCCGTTCACCACCATCGCCTGGCGGCTGGCCCATGTCATCGTCGGCGTGCTCGCCATGCGCAACGCGTCGCACTTCGGCCGCGCGCCGACCGACTACGCCTCGTTCCCCTACTCCCCGACCGCCGCCGGCGCGTTGGCCCAGCTCGACGAGGAGTACGCCGCCTGGACGGCAGGGGTCGAGGCGCTCGGCGAGGACGGTCTGGCGCGCCCTTGCGGCCCGGCCGAAGGGCCGTTCGCCGACGTCCCGATGGCCACCCTCGTGCTGCACATCAACCGGGAGGTGATCCACCACCTGTCCGAGGTGTGCCTGCTGCGCGACCTGTACCGCCACACGCCGGCGGACGCGCGATAAATACAAGACTCCTTGTACATCATTCCTTGTCGGTCTAGCCTGGCGGCATGACGGACGGAACCGGCAACCGGCGAGTGAGCGACCCGCGAGCCATGCGGGCGCTGGCCCACCCCACCCGGCTGCGGCTGCTCGGCGAGCTGCGCCTGCGCGGCCCGCAGACGGTCGGCATGCTCAGCGAGCGGACCGGCGAGGCGGTGGGCTCGGTCAGCTACCACGTCGGCAAGCTGGCCGAGCACGGCTTCGTGACCGAGGCCCCCGAACTCGCCCGGGACCGGCGCGAGCGGTGGTGGCGGGCCGCGCACGCCACCACCGACTGGGATCCGCTCGAACTGCTCGACGACCCGGAGCGCCGGCTCGCCGGCAACCTGCTGCGCCAGGCCGCCATGCAGCGCTACGTGGACCGCTACCAGGCGTACCTGGATTCCGAGGCGAGCCTCGACCCGGCCTGGGTACGCGGCACCACCAGCAGCGACATCGTGCTGCGCCTGACACCGGAGGAACTGGTCGAGCTGCGCGACGAACTGTCCGCGCTGGGCCGGCGCTGGCAGGAGCGCGGCGCACCCGGCCGAGCCGGCGCCGAGATGGTCACGCTGATCTGGCAGGCGTACCGGGGGCCGCAGTGAACCGCGACCGCCGGCCCCTGGCCGGACTGCTTATCGGGCACGCCGTCTCGCTGACCGGCAACGTGCTCACGCTCATCGCGCTGCCGCTCTACGTGCTGGCCGAAACCGGCTCACCGGCCGCCACCGGGCTGGCCGGGGCGTTCGCCACCGCGCCGGTGGTGCTCGGCGGCGCGTTCGGCGGCGTGCTCGTCGACCGGATCGGCTACCGGCGCTCCAGCGTGCTCGCCGACGTGGTCTCCGGCGTGACCATCGCCGCCGTACCCCTGTTGCACGCCACCGTCGGCCTGCCGTTCCCGGCGCTGCTGGCCCTGGTCTTCGTCAGCGGACTGCTGGACACGCCGGGGCAGACCGCGCGCACCGCGTTGCTGCCGGAGGCCGCGGCGGCGGCAGGTGTGCCGATCGAGCGGGCGGCCGGGTGGGAGGACGCGACCTCGCGCGGCGCCCGGATGATCGGCGCACCCGTGGCCGGCCTGCTGGTCGGCGTGTTCGGGGCGGTGCCGGTACTGGCGCTGGACGCGGTGACCTTCGCCGTGTCGGCCCTCGTGGTGACGCTGCTGGTGCCGCGTGGGCTGCGACCGTCCGACGACGGGAGCGAGCCGGAGACCGGCGGCTACTGGCGGCAGTTCGCCGCCGGGCTGCGCTTCCTGGTCCGCGAGCCGCTGCTGCGCGCCATGGTCCTGCTGGTGCTGGTGACGAACCTGTTCGACGCGGCGAAGAGCAACGTGCTGCTGCCGGTGGTCGCCGAACGGGAACTCGGCGGGCCGGCCGCGTTCGGCCTGCTGGTGGGCGTCATGGGTGGTGGGGCGCTGGTCGGCTCGCTGGTGTTCAGCGCGATCGGGCACCGGCTGCCCCGCCGGGCCACGTTCGTCACCGCGTACGTGCTGTGCGGCGCCCCACCACTGTGGGCGCTCGCCGCCGCGCCGCCGCTGCCGGTGGTGGCCGCCGTGGTGGCGATGGCCGGGCTGGCCGCCGGCGCGCTCAACCCGCTGATGGGCGCGGTCCAGTTGGAGCGGGTGCCGCCGGCCATGCGGGCCCGGGTGTACGGCGTGATCGGCGCGGGCGCGTGGGCGGCCATGCCGGCCGGCGCGGTCGGCGCGGGATTCGCCGCGGACCGGTTCGGCCCCACGTCCACGCTGGTCGTGATGGGCGCCTGCTACCTGCTTGTGGTGCTCACGCCGCTGCTGGGCGGCCCGTGGCGGGACATGCGCCGCCCCGCTGTGGTGCGGCAGCGCGAGCCCGAGCCGACGTCGGAGCGCCAGCGGGAAACGCTCTCTTGACATCGACCGACTTCGTTCATACCTTCATCGAAGTCTATTTGTATGGTTTGTTTACCGTTGGGTGGGGCCGGCCGCCGTGACGGGAACAGCCACCACCCCCGCAGGAGGCGCCCCGTGCGCACCATCCGTACCCTCGCCGCCCTGGTGGTGACAGCGGTCGGCCTCACCGCCGCCCTCGCCGCCGTCCCCCACTCCCCCGCGATCGCCGCCCCCGGCGCGGTCACCTGGTCCGACGACTTCAACGGTCCCGCCGGCGCCGCGCCCGACGCGAGCAAGTGGCGCTACGACATCGGGGGCGGCGGCTGGGGCAACAACGAGTTGCAGTACTACACCAACAGCACCCGCAACGCCGCGCTCGACGGCAACGGCAACCTGGTCATCACCGCCCGCAAGGAGAACCCGGCCGGCTACTCGTGCTGGTACGGAAGCTGCCAGTACACCTCGGCCCGGCTGCTCACCAACGGCACGTTCGCCCAGGCGTACGGGCGGTTCGAGGCGCGCATCAAGGTCCCGCGTGGACAGGGACTGTGGCCGGCGTTCTGGATGCTCGGCAACGACATCGGCACGAACCCGTGGCCCGGCAGCGGCGAGATCGACATCATGGAGAACGTCGGCTACGCGCCGTCGACCGTCTGGGGCACGCTGCACGGCCCCGGCTACTCCGGCGGCAGCGGCGTCGGCGCGTCCACCTCGCTACCGGGCGGGCAGGCGCTCGCCGATGCCTTCCACACCTTCGCTGTGGACTGGGCGCCGGACTCGATCACCTGGTACCTCGACGGCGTGGCCTACTCGCGCAAGACGCCCGCCGACATCGGCGGCAACCGCTGGGTCTTCGACCACCCGTTCTTCATGATCATGAACGTGGCTGTCGGCGGCAACTGGCCCGGCTCGCCGGACGGCAGCACCACGTTCCCACAGACCATGACCATCGACTACGTCCGGGTGCAGGCCTGGGACAACGGCGGCGGGGGCACCGGCGGGCAGATCGTCGGGTACGGCAACAAGTGCGTCGACGTGGCCAGTGCCGACACCGCCAACGGCACGCCCGTGCAGCTCTGGGCCTGCAACGGCACCGCCGTCCAGCGCTGGAGCTGGAACGCCGACGGCTCGGTACGCGCGCTCGGCAAGTGCCTCGACGTGGCGGCCGGGTCCACGGCGAGCGGCGCCAAGGTGCAGCTCTACGACTGCAACGGCACAGGCGCGCAGAAGTGGGTGTTCAGCGCGGCCGGCGACATCGTGAACCCTCAGGCCAACAAGTGCCTGGACGCCACCGGTCCCAGCTCGGCCGACGGCACCCGGCTGCAGATCTGGGACTGCACCGGCGCCGCCAACCAGAAGTGGCGCCGCTGACCGGCGTCCCGGGCCGGGGCGGGCGGCACGAACCGCCCGCCCCGGCGTCGCCCTCTCCCCCGCCGCCCCTCCCCCGCGATCTTGCACTTTCGGCCCGAGCGGTGACGCGAATGTCCCATCTGCCCGGGCACAAACTGCAAGATCAGCAGGGCTGGCTGTCCTGGGGGGCACGAATGGCGTTGCGGTCTGGGATACCGTGAGGTCCGTTTCGCTGCCGCGAGACCAGGTCATCGATCTTCTGGAAGCGCGATCATGGATGAACTGACCGGCGCGCTGACGTCGATGAGCGGGTTCACGCCGGAACCCATCCCCACCGCACGGCTGAACCTGCTGCACCTGGCCGTCGAGCACGCCCAGGAGATGGCCGCCGTTCTCGCCGACCCGGCGCTGCACACGTTCATCGGCGGCGAGCCCGCTTGCCCGGCGGCGTTGCGGGCCCGCTACGAACGGCTGGTCGCCGGCTCGCCCGACCCGGCCGAGTCGTGGTGCAACTGGGTGATTCAGCTCCGGGACTGCTGCCGGCTGACCGGCTTCGTCCAGGCCACGGTCACCGAACCACACGGGACGGTGGCGGACACCGCCACGGCCGGCGCGCGGGCAGTCGGGCACCGGCACCTCGACGAGGCGACACCGGCCACCGCGGGACCGGTCGCGGAGATCGCCTGGGTGGTGGGAACACAGTGGCAGGGGCGCGGGATCGCCACGGAGGCCGCCCGTGGAATGGCCGGCTGGCTGGGGCGGCGCGGTGTGCGTACCCTCGTGGCCCACGTCCATCCCGACCACCGCGCGTCGGCCGCGGTGGCCACGGCCTGCGGCCTGGCCCCCACCGACGTGTGGCAGGACGGCGAGGTCCGCTGGACCGGACCTGCCGCCCCGCCTCCCCCGCCTGCCGGAGTTGACCAAGGAGTTCGTGTCGGAGACGACGTCTGATCCGGACACAAACTCCTTGATCACCGGGGCGGGCGGGGCGGGCGGAGGACGCGGGGGTCAGAAGGGGGCGTCCACGGGTAGGCGGCGGACCTGGGTGAGGTAGGGGTCCAGCTCGCCCACCTCGAACCGGCACGTGCCGATGACGTGCCAGAACTGGCCGCCCGGGTCACCGTCCAGCTTGTAGCGGCCGTCCGGGCTGACCGCCGCCCACCCGTCCGGCAGGCCGATCAGCGTGGTCCGCAGCTGGGCGTGCTCCGGGTCGGCCACGTCCCACAGCCGTACCGTGCCGTCGTCACCGGCGCTGGCGAGCAGGCTGCTGTCCGGGCTGAAGTGCACCGACCAGACGCGCCGGGTGTGCGCGGCCAGGGTGCCGTGCAGGCGGCCGGTGACCGGGTCCCACAGCCGGATCACCAGGTCGTCCCCGGCAGTGGCGAGCAGGTTGCCGTCCGGGCTGAACGCGCACGACCAGAGGCGGCCGTCGTGTCCGGTGAGCACGACGCGCGGCTGGCCGGTGTGCACGTCCCAGACCACCGCCGTGCCGTCGTTGCCGGCGCTTGCGAGCAGCGTGCCCTCGCTGTTGAAGCCGACCGAGTAGACCCGGTCGGTGTGGTGCTCCAGCGTCATCCGGCAGGTGGCGGTGGCGGCGTCCCAGAGCCGTACCGTCTGGTCGTCGCAGCCGGTGGCGATGGTCTCGCCGTCCGGGCTGAACGCCACAGTGCGCACCCGGCCCCGGTGCGGGGTGAGCGTGGCGAAGTGCCGGCCGGTACGGCGGTACCACAGGCGTACCGTGTCGTCGTCGTTCGCCGTGGCCAGCGCGTCGCCGTCGGGGCTGAACGCGACCGCCCAGACGTGGTCGGTGTCCACGTTGAGTTCCCGCTCGTCGGCGCCGGTGTCGGTGTTCCACAGGTGCACGCCGCCGTCGCCGCTGGGTGAGGCGACGAGCGACTCCTCGGGGCAGAACACCACCGACAGCAGCCGGTCGGCGGGGCTGGCGAGCTGCCGCAGCAGGCGGCCGGTACGCGGTTCCCAGAGCCGGATCACGCCGTCGTTGCCGCAGGCGGCGAGCACTTCCCCGTCGTCGCGGAAGGACAGCGCGGTGACCCGGCGGCCGTGCCCGCGCAGCGTGTGCTGGAGCTGCCCGGAGCGCACGTCCCACAGCCGGGTGGTGCCGTCGTTGCTGCTGGTGGCCACCTGGTTCTGGTCCGGCCGCCAGACCACCGGCCACACCGAGCCGCGGTGCCGGGTCAGCTCGTGCCGGACCTGCCCGTCGTCGGTGTCCCAGAGCTGGATCGCGCCGTCGCTGGCGGCGGTGGCGAGCAGGCTGCCGTCGCCGTTGAACCGGACGCTGTAGATGGCGCCCCGCTGCCGCCCGAGCACCCGGACCGGCCGGCCGGTCTCGGTCTCCCACAGCCGCAGCGCGCCGTGCGTGTCGCCGGTGGCCAT
This genomic window contains:
- a CDS encoding SDR family oxidoreductase, with translation MKIAGSTALVTGANRGFGRHLAAELVARGATVWAGARNPDTVNLPGVTPVRLDITDPASVAAAAERAGDVTLLVNNAGVSTGADLLDGDLAQIRLELETHYLGTLSVVRAFAPRIAANGGGTILNVLSALSWFTFPGIGAYGAAKAAEWSMTNALRLELAGRGVRVAGLHVGYMDTEMASAVPGPKSDPAEVARLAVDGVEADSYEILADDVARRVQAGLSGGVAALYPALCRPPA
- the htpG gene encoding molecular chaperone HtpG, which translates into the protein MSDGVETLEFQAEARQLLQLMVHSIYSNKDVFLRELISNASDALDKLRLESLVDKDLSADTSDLHIEIEADKDARTLTVRDNGIGMARDEVVRLIGTIAKSGTAEMLRKLRESSDAAASQELIGQFGVGFYATFMVADKVTLLTRRAGQSGGTRWESTGEGTYSIEEVEDAPQGTSVTLHLKPVDTEDNLHDYTAEWTIREIVKRYSDFISWPIRMTVGKPGEDGETTREEQTLNSMKALWARSRDEVDEAEYKEFYRHVAHDWADPLETIHMRGEGTFEYEALLFVPSHAPLDLFSPQGRRGVQLYVKRVFIMDDCDALMPNYLRFVKGVVDAHDLSLNISREILQQDRQIRAVRRRLVKKVLATLKDMPAESYRTFWTEFGAVVKEGLLEDPDNTETLLELVRAASTHDPAEPTTLRAYVERMRDGQTEIYYATGENRATIENSPHLEAFRAKGYEVLILTDPVDEVWVERVGAYDGKTLRSVAKGQVDLETEEEKEKAEAERQEYADLLTFLGGALADSVKEVRLSTRLTTSPACVVGDAHDMTPTLEKMYRAMGQEVPQVKRILELNPAHPLVTGLRKAHGEGGDTAALTETAELLYGMALLAEGGELADPARFTRILADRLARSL
- a CDS encoding FadR/GntR family transcriptional regulator, whose amino-acid sequence is MTFDPAPRVSVSDHVFGRLRDAIVSGRYAPDETLPGERELAGAFAVNRHAVREALRRLQQLGLVRVSQGGATRVLDWRVHAGLDLALSLARSGDVLPVETLVRDMLEMRACVGIDAARLCAERGDAAVVAAVVRAAEEYGDLAPDLDLMNEANIAIWRLVVRGSGNTAYQLAFNSLVAGTFAVGDVPPDARAAELLNVAGHRRLAASIASGQGAAAARHARELLTAPVTTTPTPTTSGREARA
- a CDS encoding sterol desaturase family protein; this translates as MIPAVLYAVPAFLLLIVVEAVSYRFLPDDDERGYELRDTTTSLSMGLGSQIIGFPWKLLTVGLFAALWTVAPVQLSPGDWWTWVILFFADDLAYYWFHRSHHEVRVLWASHVVHHSSVHYNLSTALRQSWTPMTSLPFWLALALLGIPPWMIFLQQSVSLLYQFFLHTERIKVLPRPIEWIFNTPSHHRVHHGSNTEYLDRNYGGILIIWDRLFGTFEPERATARYGLTKNIGTYNPLRVATHEFAAIWSDVRRASSWRHRLGYLFGRPGWQPVR
- a CDS encoding lysoplasmalogenase produces the protein MRRSWLLPLFGLVAAVELVGVALDSTVLQWLAKPLLAPVLLAYLWAHRRRVDAVAVGLVAATAGDVALLLPGDTAFLAGMGFFLVTQVAFITAFVRHRRAPALAWAGYLLAWAGANALLWGMLGPLRVPVLGYSLALCLMAAAATGVSARVAAGGAFFLVSDLLIGVGAAGVELPGRGLLVMVTYCAALLLITTGWVTATRPATGPQPPPAGTLLTWPGRTGAS
- the smpB gene encoding SsrA-binding protein SmpB; this encodes MARENGRKLIASNKKARHDYEILKTYEAGIVLAGTEVKSLREGRVSLVDAFAQERDGEIMLYGLHIAEYGFGTWTNHAPRRTRKLLLHRVEIARILEKLRDGGVTLVPLSMYFADGWAKVELGLARGRRSYDKRQALAERDAKREIAREMGRRLKGRTTARRG
- a CDS encoding DinB family protein yields the protein MTDLTWNPLLREQLTWHWTYQLRDRLAGLTDAEYLWEPVPGCWSVRPRGDGGIPAIDFALPQPDPPPFTTIAWRLAHVIVGVLAMRNASHFGRAPTDYASFPYSPTAAGALAQLDEEYAAWTAGVEALGEDGLARPCGPAEGPFADVPMATLVLHINREVIHHLSEVCLLRDLYRHTPADAR
- a CDS encoding winged helix-turn-helix domain-containing protein translates to MTDGTGNRRVSDPRAMRALAHPTRLRLLGELRLRGPQTVGMLSERTGEAVGSVSYHVGKLAEHGFVTEAPELARDRRERWWRAAHATTDWDPLELLDDPERRLAGNLLRQAAMQRYVDRYQAYLDSEASLDPAWVRGTTSSDIVLRLTPEELVELRDELSALGRRWQERGAPGRAGAEMVTLIWQAYRGPQ
- a CDS encoding MFS transporter is translated as MNRDRRPLAGLLIGHAVSLTGNVLTLIALPLYVLAETGSPAATGLAGAFATAPVVLGGAFGGVLVDRIGYRRSSVLADVVSGVTIAAVPLLHATVGLPFPALLALVFVSGLLDTPGQTARTALLPEAAAAAGVPIERAAGWEDATSRGARMIGAPVAGLLVGVFGAVPVLALDAVTFAVSALVVTLLVPRGLRPSDDGSEPETGGYWRQFAAGLRFLVREPLLRAMVLLVLVTNLFDAAKSNVLLPVVAERELGGPAAFGLLVGVMGGGALVGSLVFSAIGHRLPRRATFVTAYVLCGAPPLWALAAAPPLPVVAAVVAMAGLAAGALNPLMGAVQLERVPPAMRARVYGVIGAGAWAAMPAGAVGAGFAADRFGPTSTLVVMGACYLLVVLTPLLGGPWRDMRRPAVVRQREPEPTSERQRETLS
- a CDS encoding ricin-type beta-trefoil lectin domain protein — encoded protein: MRTIRTLAALVVTAVGLTAALAAVPHSPAIAAPGAVTWSDDFNGPAGAAPDASKWRYDIGGGGWGNNELQYYTNSTRNAALDGNGNLVITARKENPAGYSCWYGSCQYTSARLLTNGTFAQAYGRFEARIKVPRGQGLWPAFWMLGNDIGTNPWPGSGEIDIMENVGYAPSTVWGTLHGPGYSGGSGVGASTSLPGGQALADAFHTFAVDWAPDSITWYLDGVAYSRKTPADIGGNRWVFDHPFFMIMNVAVGGNWPGSPDGSTTFPQTMTIDYVRVQAWDNGGGGTGGQIVGYGNKCVDVASADTANGTPVQLWACNGTAVQRWSWNADGSVRALGKCLDVAAGSTASGAKVQLYDCNGTGAQKWVFSAAGDIVNPQANKCLDATGPSSADGTRLQIWDCTGAANQKWRR
- a CDS encoding GNAT family N-acetyltransferase; this encodes MDELTGALTSMSGFTPEPIPTARLNLLHLAVEHAQEMAAVLADPALHTFIGGEPACPAALRARYERLVAGSPDPAESWCNWVIQLRDCCRLTGFVQATVTEPHGTVADTATAGARAVGHRHLDEATPATAGPVAEIAWVVGTQWQGRGIATEAARGMAGWLGRRGVRTLVAHVHPDHRASAAVATACGLAPTDVWQDGEVRWTGPAAPPPPPAGVDQGVRVGDDV